From the Lysinibacillus fusiformis genome, the window GAGCTTTTGATTTTAGAGCATGATGAAGTGAAAAAAGCTACCGAGGAAACTTTACTTTCCAAGGAAGCCGAAGACTTTTGGAAGAAAACCTTTGAAGATCCAAAGTTTAAAGAAACTGTTGCGAAAAGCATGCAAAAACAGCAACAGGATATTATGAAGAACTTAATAAAAGATCCGACTTTCCAAAAGGATATGGAGGCATTTTTCGGACAACCCGATATGCAAAAGCAGTTAGAAACTATCCTCAAATCATCCAATATGCGCAAGCAAATGGAGGAAGTCGTAAAGGAAACAATCGAAAGCCCTTTAATGCAATCTAAATGGCAGGAACTTATTAAAAAAAGTGGCGAAACAGGTTCATCAGGAAGTGGCGATAAAAAAGAAGCAAGTGGCGATAGTGGTGGCGGATCGGATAAGGAACAAAAAAGTACCGAGTAACCTTGGTCATGTAAAAACGGATTTCCCCAATAAATTGGTGGAAATCCGTTTTTTTATTATTTATTTAATTTATCAATGATTTTCGTCGCGATGTCTAAATATATTTGTCCTGTTGTATGTTTTTCAGCATATACAGAAGGAGCGAAATCT encodes:
- the gerD gene encoding spore germination lipoprotein GerD: MRKFTLLLILMLFLAACSQDKTSTMSYDEIKKIMIDSLQTEDGKKALRQLLEEPSFRELLILEHDEVKKATEETLLSKEAEDFWKKTFEDPKFKETVAKSMQKQQQDIMKNLIKDPTFQKDMEAFFGQPDMQKQLETILKSSNMRKQMEEVVKETIESPLMQSKWQELIKKSGETGSSGSGDKKEASGDSGGGSDKEQKSTE